One region of Rhodocaloribacter litoris genomic DNA includes:
- a CDS encoding FecR family protein: MKEERSRSIPPEVQATLEATAPEARQRLEKMWHLLTPREIPAGSVPDDEAAWADLQARLDAAGAGTPDAPTSDPRRRAAGRPPVRRRRPHPHRHLLPVSVLLVLALGLGLWWWHRPVTVTVPPGRQLTVTLPDGSTVHLNSDTRLSYARGFRTWPLVDTPQRRVRLDGEAFFDVKPGRRTFVVETFNARVEVLGTRFNVWARAEAPARETRVTLAEGHVRVLDAGAPEQAVELRETGHAARVTDAAPSPLPQRAGPDALEAATAWRRQGFTAVNQPLSAILAELQRRYARDLGAEPGIALTDSLTLLYLRPVPLEAILKDLCLVQGCRYRPTSRGFVLIPGTPAASSPSP; the protein is encoded by the coding sequence ATGAAAGAAGAACGATCCCGGTCGATCCCACCGGAGGTGCAGGCGACGCTGGAGGCCACGGCCCCGGAAGCGCGGCAACGCCTGGAGAAGATGTGGCACCTGCTCACGCCCCGGGAAATCCCCGCCGGAAGCGTGCCGGACGACGAGGCGGCCTGGGCCGACCTGCAGGCACGGCTCGACGCCGCCGGCGCCGGAACGCCGGACGCACCCACCTCCGATCCACGCCGCCGGGCCGCCGGCCGCCCACCCGTACGGCGACGACGCCCGCACCCACACCGTCACCTCCTTCCCGTTTCCGTCCTCCTCGTGCTGGCGCTCGGCCTGGGGCTGTGGTGGTGGCACCGGCCGGTCACCGTGACGGTCCCGCCGGGCCGCCAGCTGACCGTCACCCTGCCCGACGGCTCGACGGTCCACCTCAACAGCGACACGCGCCTGTCGTATGCCCGGGGCTTCCGGACCTGGCCGCTCGTCGACACGCCGCAGCGCCGCGTACGGCTCGACGGGGAAGCCTTCTTCGACGTGAAGCCGGGCAGGCGTACGTTCGTCGTCGAAACGTTCAATGCCCGGGTGGAGGTGCTTGGCACCCGGTTCAACGTATGGGCCCGCGCGGAGGCCCCGGCCCGCGAGACCCGTGTGACCCTGGCCGAGGGGCACGTGCGCGTCCTGGACGCCGGTGCACCGGAACAGGCCGTCGAACTCCGTGAGACGGGCCACGCCGCCCGTGTGACGGACGCGGCCCCGTCGCCGCTCCCCCAGCGGGCCGGGCCGGACGCCCTCGAAGCCGCCACCGCCTGGCGACGGCAGGGCTTCACCGCCGTCAACCAGCCGCTCTCGGCCATCCTGGCGGAGCTGCAACGCCGGTATGCCCGCGACCTCGGCGCCGAACCCGGCATCGCGCTCACCGATTCCCTGACCCTCCTTTACCTCCGGCCCGTGCCGCTCGAAGCCATCCTCAAGGACCTCTGCCTGGTGCAGGGTTGCCGCTACCGCCCCACAAGCCGGGGCTTCGTCCTGATCCCCGGCACACCGGCCGCGTCGTCGCCCTCCCCGTAG
- a CDS encoding RNA polymerase sigma factor — protein MPSGPPPEELCRRLKASDREAFEAIFRLFRGDLLRFATAIVEDATVAHDLVQDVFVSLWGLRETLDPSKSLRAYLFRMTRNRAYRHLRDERTHARKHTQLGDEAAARPPAEVTNGHDAALLADRLQAWIAALPARQREALLLSRFHELSHREIAAVMDISPRTVNNHIVRALEHLQRCLEAFEPSLLER, from the coding sequence ATGCCATCCGGACCGCCGCCTGAGGAACTCTGCCGGCGCCTGAAAGCCTCCGACCGCGAGGCATTCGAGGCCATCTTCCGGCTTTTCCGGGGGGATCTGCTCCGGTTCGCAACCGCCATCGTGGAAGACGCGACGGTGGCGCACGACCTGGTACAGGATGTGTTCGTGTCGCTGTGGGGCCTGCGGGAAACGCTCGACCCCTCGAAATCGCTCCGGGCCTACCTCTTCCGGATGACGCGCAACCGGGCCTACCGTCATCTGCGGGACGAGCGTACCCATGCCCGCAAGCACACGCAACTCGGCGACGAGGCCGCCGCCCGTCCCCCTGCCGAGGTGACCAACGGCCATGACGCCGCGCTGCTGGCGGACCGGCTGCAGGCGTGGATCGCGGCCCTGCCGGCCCGGCAACGGGAGGCCCTGCTGCTGAGCCGCTTCCACGAACTGAGCCATCGCGAGATCGCCGCCGTCATGGACATCTCGCCGCGCACGGTGAACAACCACATCGTGCGGGCCCTGGAGCACCTGCAGCGGTGTCTTGAGGCTTTCGAACCGTCCTTGCTTGAACGATGA
- a CDS encoding MarR family winged helix-turn-helix transcriptional regulator — MRIEEAIKQKRFKSEYHKLALNLMYTGSWLQTLSLRGLKPHGLSPQQYNILRILRGQHPDPVTVQAIKERMLDRMSNVSRLVEKLRQKGLLVRRTCPHDRRAVDVVITQAGLDLLERIDREEAVWLEALHTLSPEEARRLNELLDKVRG; from the coding sequence ATGCGGATTGAAGAGGCCATCAAGCAAAAACGGTTCAAGAGCGAATATCACAAGCTGGCGCTGAACCTTATGTATACCGGCAGCTGGCTGCAGACCTTAAGCCTGCGCGGGCTGAAGCCCCATGGCCTGAGCCCGCAACAGTACAACATTTTGCGGATTCTTCGGGGGCAGCACCCCGATCCGGTCACCGTGCAGGCCATCAAGGAACGCATGCTCGACCGGATGTCGAACGTCTCGCGGCTGGTCGAAAAGCTCCGGCAGAAAGGGTTGCTGGTGCGGCGGACCTGCCCGCATGACCGCCGCGCCGTCGATGTGGTGATCACGCAGGCCGGGCTGGACCTGCTCGAACGGATCGACCGCGAAGAGGCCGTCTGGCTCGAAGCCCTCCATACCCTCTCTCCGGAGGAAGCCCGCCGGCTCAACGAGCTGCTCGACAAGGTGCGCGGCTGA
- a CDS encoding DoxX family membrane protein, with protein MMNRKTITAARYVLGLLLVVFGLNGFFRFLPMPTPPEAAGRFLGAMMETGYLLPLVKLVELTVGVLLLANRFVPLALVLLAPVSVNIIAFHLFLDPAGIVPGAVIAALQALLLLAYRPVYEPMLQAKVDVEARTRRKQTA; from the coding sequence ATGATGAACCGCAAGACCATCACAGCGGCCCGCTATGTGCTGGGGCTGCTGCTCGTCGTCTTCGGGCTCAACGGATTCTTTCGGTTCCTGCCCATGCCCACGCCGCCGGAAGCCGCCGGCCGCTTTCTGGGCGCGATGATGGAGACGGGCTACCTGCTGCCGCTGGTGAAGCTCGTCGAACTGACCGTGGGCGTGCTGTTGCTGGCGAACCGCTTCGTGCCGCTGGCGCTGGTACTCCTCGCCCCGGTTTCGGTCAACATCATCGCGTTCCACCTCTTCCTGGACCCGGCGGGCATCGTGCCGGGCGCCGTGATTGCCGCTCTCCAGGCGCTCCTGCTCCTCGCCTACAGGCCGGTCTACGAGCCGATGCTGCAGGCGAAGGTAGACGTGGAGGCACGCACGCGGCGTAAGCAAACGGCCTGA
- a CDS encoding M20/M25/M40 family metallo-hydrolase: MSIATSPFVREGTPLERAVKAARVYRRAHGPSILREFCTFLSIPNTSAEAEGLVRNAHFLQEAFAKRRARMELLRVASAPPIVFGELRTPGATRTLGIYMHYDGQPAGADRWAHPPWEPTLYHRPLEEGGQPRPLPEEGEPIDPEWRLYARSASDGKAPFAALLAALDALYAADIAPTANLKFLFDGEEESGSPNLPRYLKHYGESYHDVDAWLFLDGPVHPSRRPQLVFGARGTASLEVTVYGAVRPLHSGHYGNWAPVPGTLLAHLLASMVDEEGHVLIDGFYDGVEPVGEAERALLDAMPDYDDDLRQELGLLGTGLQGVPLVESLMLPSLTVRGLESGSVGETVRNVVPSHASASIDIRLAPGNDPETIMERVEEHIRRQGYHIVRVTPNHDTRLRHPKIARVVREKGYPAARTPVDLPIVGTLAKAVEAATGEPPLLVPTFGGSLPLYLFTDVLEKPAVIVPIVNHDNNEHAPNENLRLANLWYGVDLFAALLTM, translated from the coding sequence GTGAGTATCGCCACGTCGCCATTCGTCCGGGAGGGGACGCCGCTCGAGCGGGCCGTCAAAGCGGCCCGGGTCTATCGCCGGGCCCACGGGCCGTCCATCCTGCGCGAGTTTTGCACGTTCCTCTCGATCCCGAACACCAGTGCGGAGGCCGAAGGGCTCGTGCGCAACGCCCATTTTCTGCAGGAGGCGTTCGCGAAGCGCCGGGCCCGCATGGAGCTGTTGCGGGTTGCCAGTGCGCCGCCGATCGTGTTCGGCGAGCTGCGTACGCCCGGTGCCACACGCACGCTGGGTATCTATATGCACTATGACGGCCAGCCGGCGGGGGCCGATCGGTGGGCGCATCCGCCGTGGGAGCCCACGCTCTATCACCGGCCCCTCGAGGAGGGCGGGCAGCCGCGCCCGTTGCCCGAGGAGGGGGAACCCATTGACCCGGAATGGCGGCTCTACGCCCGCAGCGCCAGCGACGGCAAGGCGCCGTTTGCCGCCCTGCTGGCCGCACTCGATGCGCTCTACGCCGCCGACATCGCGCCGACGGCCAACCTCAAGTTCCTCTTCGACGGCGAGGAGGAAAGCGGCTCGCCCAACCTGCCGCGCTACCTGAAGCATTACGGGGAGTCATATCACGATGTCGACGCCTGGCTCTTCCTGGACGGGCCGGTGCATCCGAGCCGTCGCCCGCAGCTCGTCTTCGGGGCGCGGGGGACGGCCAGCCTGGAGGTGACCGTCTACGGGGCCGTGCGGCCGCTGCACAGCGGTCATTACGGCAACTGGGCGCCGGTCCCCGGAACCCTGCTCGCCCATCTGCTCGCCTCGATGGTGGACGAGGAGGGGCATGTGCTGATCGACGGCTTCTACGACGGCGTCGAGCCGGTCGGCGAGGCGGAGCGGGCCCTGCTCGACGCCATGCCGGACTACGACGACGACCTGCGCCAGGAACTCGGGCTGCTCGGCACGGGACTCCAGGGGGTGCCCCTCGTGGAGAGCCTCATGCTACCCTCGCTCACGGTGCGCGGCCTCGAGAGCGGCAGTGTGGGGGAGACCGTGCGCAACGTCGTCCCCTCCCATGCCTCCGCCTCCATCGACATCCGGCTCGCCCCCGGAAACGACCCCGAGACGATCATGGAGCGTGTCGAGGAGCACATCCGGCGACAGGGCTACCACATCGTCCGGGTGACGCCCAACCACGACACCCGCCTCCGGCATCCGAAGATTGCGCGGGTGGTGCGTGAGAAGGGTTATCCGGCCGCCCGTACGCCCGTCGACCTGCCGATCGTAGGCACCCTGGCGAAGGCGGTCGAGGCGGCGACCGGCGAGCCCCCCCTGCTGGTGCCCACCTTCGGCGGCTCGTTGCCGCTGTATCTCTTCACCGATGTGCTCGAAAAACCGGCCGTCATCGTGCCCATCGTCAACCATGACAACAACGAGCACGCTCCGAACGAGAACCTGCGCCTGGCAAACCTGTGGTATGGCGTCGACCTGTTTGCCGCGCTGCTGACCATGTGA
- a CDS encoding SDR family oxidoreductase, giving the protein MEKPTLLVTGASGHLGRRVVERLLERGAGPVIATTRHPEKLADLAARGVDVRPADFDRPETLPPAFDGADRLLLISTDAVDRPGRRFEQHRNAIDAAVRVGVRHIVYTSLFGVAPGSPITIADDHLRTEQALEAGGVGFTALRNNLYTDLLLMSLPPAVASGKLYAAAGDGGAAYVTREDCARAAAAALASDFEGTRRLEISGPAVVTYHELAALASELSGRPVEYVPVDVEAYVAGAVAAGLPEPVARMMASFDVAMQRGLLGPATDAVRELTGHPPTSVRAFLEAHRAALVPSPRA; this is encoded by the coding sequence ATGGAAAAACCAACCCTCCTCGTGACCGGTGCCTCGGGCCACCTTGGCCGCCGCGTCGTGGAACGGCTCCTGGAGCGCGGGGCCGGGCCCGTCATCGCGACGACCCGCCACCCCGAGAAGCTGGCGGACCTGGCCGCCCGGGGCGTGGACGTGCGCCCGGCCGACTTCGACCGGCCCGAGACGCTGCCGCCGGCCTTCGACGGCGCCGACCGCCTGCTGCTCATCAGCACCGATGCCGTGGATCGCCCGGGGCGGCGCTTCGAGCAGCACCGGAACGCCATCGACGCGGCGGTGCGGGTGGGCGTCCGGCACATCGTCTATACGTCCCTCTTCGGCGTCGCGCCCGGCTCGCCCATCACGATCGCCGACGATCACCTGCGGACGGAGCAGGCCCTCGAGGCCGGCGGCGTGGGCTTCACGGCCCTGCGCAACAACCTGTACACGGACCTGCTGCTGATGAGCCTGCCGCCGGCCGTCGCCTCGGGCAAGCTCTACGCGGCCGCCGGCGACGGAGGCGCGGCCTACGTGACCCGCGAGGATTGCGCCCGGGCGGCCGCCGCGGCCCTGGCCTCGGACTTCGAGGGGACACGCCGCCTGGAGATCAGCGGGCCGGCCGTCGTCACCTACCACGAACTGGCTGCGCTGGCCTCGGAGCTCTCCGGCCGCCCGGTCGAATACGTCCCGGTGGACGTCGAGGCCTATGTGGCCGGAGCGGTGGCCGCCGGCCTGCCCGAGCCCGTGGCCCGGATGATGGCCTCCTTCGACGTGGCCATGCAGCGCGGCCTGCTCGGCCCGGCCACCGACGCCGTCCGCGAGTTGACGGGCCACCCGCCGACGAGCGTGCGCGCCTTCCTCGAAGCCCATCGCGCGGCGCTCGTCCCGTCGCCCAGAGCCTGA
- a CDS encoding carboxypeptidase regulatory-like domain-containing protein, with protein sequence MLPRIRPFARLIVLLMVLCPVTARPGDTMGQPREGEAYSLVFRGTPLDQALEALVRLTRIDLVYSTEQVAGRRVYCTGRELPAEALLRCVLAGSGLDYVRSSSGAYVLIEARNAPALFGDLAGQVIDGETGVPLPAANVLLAEAATGTTTNDAGFFSFAGLVSGPYRVVVTYVGYETARDSVWVAPGARARLQVRLRPRTVPMHPIVIDGLSQRLPSRMLGSGEAGPQALASVTFAGTPDVARGAGRLPGVAATQPLADLHIQGGGGGEHLTRLDGIPVRHPVSLGRHLGAFSPLALRRLVVHKAGFGVEHGSHLAGLVAAEHHVNGEHRLAVSLDPISANARTHARLTLPGKRPMDLMFAGRTGLWAQYQDPGVAALLRRWNSVDPQLAGRWLGQPVTTRSFAVLHPLPDVAFSDLHAALRLTPAAFHLIDASAYHARNRIRADLTGLNRLENTTEDRLILTRDDYDWSNWMGQARYSRLLGAHAVLTVQAGGSRHTSRYSYRALQTNVLRGTYTDDNLEQARNRFEEALQTSYVTYEHNAIREVTVRAVLSHSLAPSRQFEAGLFASHTDSEFNLNNQFIPAFWYHGSAWTGGTYLKGTLAPGWHLTLEPGLRLTYAARRRTVYAEPRLALRYDRETGPLGPYALRLAAGLYRQFVNQFELTSSGPTAAVPSVPFWLPIDRTLAPPRTYHLAAEALLMPSTAWTIRVEGYYKAQPRLLTIDYATLVKLLEAGPRTPLPQATFIASTHGRAFGGSLRVVYTTPRLTAGLDYAFSRAVRRYPGRFDDRLVPVPWNVPHRLTADLKVSLSDHLSLHLTGEGARGRRWALRQAYYDYLALGGLLPDAGPFDLDRPDDHRLPAYLRLDAGLAYTHTLGPVSLQAQFYLVNLTNHRNVYDQSLETTGTTVRTVDRLLPGRYPVFAIHLDY encoded by the coding sequence ATGCTTCCCCGAATCCGCCCCTTCGCCCGGCTCATCGTCCTGCTGATGGTGCTGTGCCCGGTGACGGCCCGGCCCGGCGACACCATGGGACAGCCGCGTGAAGGCGAGGCGTACAGCCTGGTGTTCCGGGGCACCCCGCTCGACCAGGCGCTCGAAGCACTCGTGCGCCTCACGCGGATCGACCTGGTCTATTCCACGGAGCAGGTTGCGGGACGCCGCGTGTACTGCACGGGCCGGGAACTGCCGGCCGAAGCCCTCCTGCGGTGCGTGCTTGCCGGCTCCGGGCTCGACTATGTTCGCTCCTCCTCCGGCGCCTATGTGCTGATCGAGGCCCGCAACGCCCCGGCCCTCTTCGGAGACCTTGCCGGCCAGGTCATCGACGGGGAAACCGGGGTGCCGCTGCCGGCGGCCAACGTGCTGCTGGCCGAAGCCGCCACCGGCACCACGACCAACGACGCCGGCTTCTTCAGCTTTGCCGGGCTGGTCTCCGGCCCCTACCGCGTGGTGGTCACCTACGTCGGCTATGAGACGGCCCGGGACAGCGTCTGGGTGGCCCCCGGCGCCCGCGCCCGCCTGCAGGTCCGCCTCCGGCCACGTACCGTGCCGATGCACCCCATCGTGATCGACGGCCTCAGCCAGCGGCTCCCCTCCCGGATGCTGGGCTCCGGAGAGGCCGGGCCACAGGCGCTGGCCTCGGTCACCTTCGCCGGCACCCCCGACGTGGCACGCGGCGCCGGCCGCCTGCCCGGCGTGGCGGCCACCCAGCCCCTGGCCGACCTGCACATCCAGGGTGGCGGCGGCGGGGAACACCTCACCCGCCTTGACGGCATCCCCGTGCGACACCCGGTGAGCCTGGGACGACATCTCGGTGCCTTCAGCCCCCTGGCCCTGCGGCGCCTCGTCGTCCACAAGGCCGGCTTCGGCGTGGAACACGGCAGCCACCTCGCCGGCCTCGTCGCCGCCGAACACCACGTGAACGGCGAACACCGGCTGGCCGTGAGCCTGGACCCGATCAGCGCGAACGCCCGAACCCACGCCCGCCTCACCCTGCCCGGCAAACGGCCGATGGACCTGATGTTCGCCGGACGCACCGGCCTGTGGGCCCAGTACCAGGACCCCGGCGTCGCCGCCCTGCTGCGCCGCTGGAACAGCGTAGACCCGCAACTGGCCGGCCGCTGGCTGGGCCAGCCGGTGACCACCCGCTCCTTCGCCGTGTTGCACCCACTCCCCGACGTAGCCTTCTCCGACCTCCACGCCGCCCTCCGCCTCACCCCCGCCGCGTTCCACCTCATCGACGCCTCCGCCTATCATGCACGCAACCGCATCCGGGCCGACCTGACAGGACTGAACCGGCTGGAAAACACCACGGAAGACCGCCTCATCCTCACCCGCGACGATTACGACTGGTCGAACTGGATGGGCCAGGCCCGGTACAGCCGCCTGCTCGGCGCCCACGCGGTGCTGACCGTGCAGGCCGGCGGCAGCCGCCACACATCACGCTACAGCTACCGCGCCCTGCAGACGAACGTCCTCCGGGGCACCTACACGGACGACAACCTGGAACAGGCACGCAACCGGTTCGAAGAGGCGTTACAAACCAGCTACGTCACCTACGAACACAACGCCATCCGGGAGGTGACCGTACGGGCCGTCCTCAGCCACAGCCTCGCCCCCTCCCGGCAGTTCGAAGCCGGCCTGTTCGCCAGCCACACCGACAGCGAGTTCAACCTGAACAACCAGTTCATCCCCGCCTTCTGGTACCACGGCTCGGCCTGGACCGGCGGCACCTACCTGAAGGGAACGCTGGCTCCGGGATGGCACCTGACCCTGGAGCCCGGCCTCCGCCTGACGTATGCCGCCCGCCGCCGCACGGTCTATGCCGAACCCCGCCTGGCCCTGCGCTATGACCGCGAAACCGGACCGCTCGGCCCGTACGCCCTGCGCCTGGCCGCCGGCCTCTACCGGCAGTTCGTCAACCAGTTCGAGCTGACCAGCTCCGGCCCAACCGCCGCCGTACCGTCCGTCCCCTTCTGGCTTCCCATCGACCGCACCCTCGCCCCGCCCCGCACCTATCACCTGGCCGCCGAAGCCCTGCTGATGCCGTCCACGGCCTGGACGATCCGGGTGGAAGGCTACTACAAAGCCCAGCCGCGCCTGCTCACCATCGACTATGCGACGCTGGTCAAACTGCTCGAGGCCGGCCCCCGCACCCCCCTGCCGCAGGCCACCTTCATCGCCTCAACCCACGGCCGTGCCTTCGGGGGCAGCCTGCGCGTCGTATACACGACGCCCCGCCTCACCGCCGGCCTCGACTACGCCTTCAGCCGCGCCGTCCGCCGCTACCCCGGCCGTTTCGACGACCGCCTCGTCCCGGTTCCCTGGAATGTCCCCCACCGCCTCACCGCCGACCTGAAAGTATCCCTCTCCGATCATCTCTCCCTCCACCTCACCGGCGAAGGGGCCCGGGGACGCCGCTGGGCCCTGCGCCAGGCCTACTACGACTACCTCGCCCTCGGAGGCCTGCTGCCGGACGCCGGCCCCTTCGACCTCGACCGACCCGACGACCACCGGCTGCCCGCCTACCTCCGCCTCGACGCCGGCCTGGCCTACACCCACACCCTGGGTCCCGTCAGCCTGCAGGCGCAGTTCTACCTCGTCAACCTGACGAACCACCGCAACGTCTACGACCAGAGCCTCGAAACAACCGGCACCACCGTACGCACGGTCGACCGCCTCCTGCCCGGCCGCTACCCCGTCTTCGCCATCCACCTCGACTACTGA
- a CDS encoding CHRD domain-containing protein translates to MRPRSLLIALLLSLALLPGTALAQTFLTGTFSAAQETHDVTSEATGTAALAVTDEGVRFLITVEGLSGPISAAHFHNAPAGENGPVVRTITGDFSGNTASGLWTSADTEPLTGELLRELLAGNLYLNVHTANNPAGEIRAQLHPTSGAGLSARLTTAQETHDVTSEATGTATVLATKAGVLFFATVDGLSGPISAAHFHNAPAGENGSVVRTITGDFSGNTAFGLWTSTDTEPLTGELLRELLAGNLYLNVHTANNPAGEIRGQVLLSSGWGFNATLDPEQETHDVTSEATGTATLTLTSEGLAFNLTVEGLSGPISAAHFHNAPAGENGPVVRTITGDFSGNTASGLWTSTDTEPLTGELLRELLAGNLYLNVHTANNPAGEIRGQILPSGGTPLSARLTTAQETHDVTGEATGTAALAVTDEGVRFLITVEGLSGPISAAHFHNAPAGENGSVVRTITGDFSGNTASGLWTSTDTEPLTGELLRELLAGNLYLNVHTANNPAGEIRGQVLLSGGTPLSARLTTAQETHDVTSEATGTATMTLTSEGLAFNLTVEGLSDPISAAHFHNAPAGENGPVVRTITGDFSGNTASGLWTSTDTEPLTGELLRELLAGNLYLNVHTANNPAGEIRGQVLLSGGIGAATSLDPEQETHDVMSEAAGTAALTLADAGLVYRMTVDGLSGPISAAHFHNAPAGENGPVVRTITGDFSGNTASGLWTSADTEPLTGELLRELLAGNLYLNVHTAAYPAGEIRGQVLPDGVVVTAVERVDDVPPVTYRLEPNYPNPFKGTTTITFALPRTTRARLDIFNVLGKRVATPVDGTLTPGTYAVTFDASRLPSGVYLYRLTADGITRAHRMTVIR, encoded by the coding sequence ATGCGCCCCCGTTCCCTTCTCATCGCGCTGCTGCTTTCCCTCGCCCTGCTGCCCGGCACGGCCCTGGCCCAGACCTTCCTCACCGGCACTTTTTCGGCGGCCCAGGAGACGCACGACGTCACGAGCGAGGCCACCGGCACCGCCGCCCTCGCCGTCACCGACGAAGGCGTGCGGTTCCTGATTACCGTCGAAGGACTCAGCGGTCCGATCTCCGCCGCCCACTTCCACAACGCCCCCGCCGGGGAAAACGGCCCCGTCGTCCGAACCATCACCGGCGACTTCTCCGGCAACACCGCCTCCGGCCTCTGGACCAGCGCCGACACCGAACCCCTCACCGGTGAACTCCTCCGCGAACTCCTCGCCGGAAACCTCTACCTCAACGTCCACACCGCCAACAACCCCGCCGGCGAAATCCGGGCCCAGCTACATCCCACCTCCGGGGCCGGGCTTTCGGCCCGGCTGACGACCGCCCAGGAGACGCACGACGTCACGAGCGAGGCTACCGGCACCGCCACGGTCCTGGCGACGAAAGCGGGAGTTCTTTTCTTCGCCACGGTGGACGGGCTGAGCGGCCCGATCTCCGCCGCCCACTTCCACAACGCCCCCGCCGGGGAAAACGGATCCGTCGTCCGAACCATCACCGGCGACTTCTCCGGCAACACCGCCTTCGGCCTCTGGACCAGCACCGACACCGAGCCCCTCACCGGTGAACTCCTCCGCGAACTCCTCGCCGGAAACCTCTACCTCAACGTCCACACCGCCAACAACCCCGCCGGCGAAATCCGCGGGCAGGTCCTCCTCAGCAGCGGCTGGGGCTTCAACGCCACGCTCGATCCGGAGCAGGAGACGCACGACGTCACGAGCGAGGCCACCGGCACCGCCACGCTGACGCTCACCAGCGAAGGCCTCGCCTTCAACCTCACCGTCGAAGGACTCAGCGGTCCGATCTCCGCCGCCCACTTCCACAACGCCCCCGCCGGGGAAAACGGCCCCGTCGTCCGAACCATCACCGGCGACTTCTCCGGCAACACCGCCTCCGGCCTCTGGACCAGCACCGACACCGAACCCCTCACCGGTGAACTCCTCCGCGAACTCCTCGCCGGAAACCTCTATCTCAACGTCCACACCGCCAACAACCCCGCCGGCGAAATCCGCGGGCAGATCCTCCCCAGCGGTGGGACGCCGCTCTCGGCCCGGCTGACGACCGCCCAGGAGACGCACGACGTCACGGGCGAGGCCACCGGCACCGCCGCCCTCGCCGTCACCGACGAAGGCGTGCGGTTCCTGATTACCGTCGAAGGACTCAGCGGCCCGATCTCCGCCGCCCACTTCCACAACGCCCCCGCCGGGGAAAACGGATCCGTCGTCCGAACCATCACCGGCGACTTCTCCGGCAACACCGCCTCCGGCCTCTGGACCAGCACCGACACCGAGCCCCTCACCGGTGAACTCCTCCGCGAACTCCTCGCCGGAAACCTCTACCTCAACGTCCACACCGCCAACAACCCCGCCGGTGAAATCCGCGGGCAGGTCCTCCTCAGCGGGGGAACGCCGCTCTCGGCCCGGCTGACGACCGCCCAGGAGACGCACGACGTCACGAGCGAGGCCACCGGCACCGCCACGATGACGCTCACCAGCGAAGGCCTCGCCTTCAACCTCACCGTCGAAGGACTCAGCGACCCGATCTCCGCCGCCCACTTCCACAACGCCCCCGCCGGGGAAAACGGCCCCGTCGTCCGAACCATCACCGGCGACTTCTCCGGCAACACCGCCTCCGGCCTCTGGACCAGCACCGACACCGAACCCCTCACCGGTGAACTCCTCCGCGAACTCCTCGCCGGAAACCTCTACCTCAACGTCCACACCGCCAACAACCCCGCCGGCGAAATCCGCGGGCAGGTCCTCCTCAGCGGCGGCATCGGAGCAGCCACCAGCCTTGACCCGGAGCAGGAGACGCACGACGTCATGAGTGAAGCGGCGGGTACGGCGGCCCTGACGCTTGCAGATGCCGGGCTCGTCTATCGCATGACCGTGGACGGGCTGAGCGGCCCGATCTCCGCCGCCCACTTCCACAACGCCCCCGCCGGGGAAAACGGCCCCGTCGTCCGAACCATCACCGGCGACTTCTCCGGCAACACCGCCTCCGGCCTCTGGACCAGCGCCGACACCGAACCCCTCACCGGTGAACTCCTCCGCGAACTCCTCGCCGGAAACCTCTACCTCAACGTCCACACCGCCGCCTACCCCGCCGGCGAAATCCGCGGGCAGGTCCTGCCGGACGGGGTGGTCGTCACGGCCGTCGAGCGGGTGGACGATGTGCCTCCGGTCACCTACCGGCTCGAACCGAACTACCCGAACCCTTTCAAGGGCACCACCACCATCACCTTCGCGCTCCCCCGTACCACCCGGGCCCGCCTCGACATCTTCAACGTCCTCGGGAAACGGGTGGCAACCCCGGTGGACGGAACCCTGACGCCGGGCACCTACGCGGTCACGTTCGACGCGTCACGGCTTCCGTCGGGCGTCTATCTCTATCGCCTGACGGCCGACGGCATCACCCGAGCACACCGGATGACCGTGATCCGGTAG